The following are from one region of the Candidatus Aegiribacteria sp. genome:
- a CDS encoding Mut7-C ubiquitin/RNAse domain-containing protein — MNDPESKQGFVTVRVYAELNNFLPKKWRQKEFIYPLNGGFSLKHLIESAGIPHTEIEIILLNGKSVDFNCTVSPGDRISVYPVFESLDITPLVKLRPEPLRKTRFVLDVHLGKLALILRLLGFDAWFPGNIPDEDLADISAKENRILLTRDTMLLKRSIVTHGCYLHSQDPEEQAREILERLDLRENIKPFTRCPDCGAFLETVDKKEIINRLEPLTKKYYNEFKKCCECDKIYWKGSHFEPLKKLLKRLGVDHTEDEN; from the coding sequence ATGAACGACCCTGAGAGCAAGCAAGGATTCGTTACCGTCCGGGTCTATGCCGAGCTGAATAACTTTCTTCCGAAAAAATGGCGACAGAAAGAATTCATCTACCCGCTGAACGGTGGGTTTTCTTTGAAACACCTCATTGAATCAGCAGGAATCCCGCATACCGAGATTGAGATAATCCTTCTTAACGGCAAATCAGTTGATTTCAATTGCACAGTTAGCCCTGGTGACAGAATCAGTGTTTATCCCGTATTCGAGAGTCTTGATATCACACCGCTTGTGAAACTCCGACCGGAACCTCTCCGGAAAACACGATTCGTTCTCGATGTGCATCTTGGAAAACTTGCTCTGATCCTCCGGCTCCTTGGATTCGATGCCTGGTTTCCCGGAAACATTCCCGATGAAGATCTCGCAGATATTTCTGCCAAGGAAAACAGAATCCTCCTTACCAGGGACACGATGCTTTTGAAAAGAAGTATCGTAACGCATGGATGTTATCTTCACAGCCAGGATCCTGAGGAACAGGCTCGTGAGATCCTTGAAAGACTGGATCTGAGGGAGAACATCAAACCATTCACAAGGTGTCCTGATTGTGGGGCATTTCTTGAAACTGTTGATAAAAAGGAAATCATAAATCGGCTGGAACCGCTGACAAAGAAATACTACAATGAGTTCAAAAAGTGCTGTGAATGCGATAAGATATACTGGAAGGGTAGTCATTTCGAACCATTGAAAAAACTTCTTAAACGGCTCGGAGTTGATCATACAGAGGATGAGAATTAA